A genomic region of Trueperaceae bacterium contains the following coding sequences:
- a CDS encoding acyltransferase gives MRTFDRVMNRLAIAMGARLQKAESGVGAATLPRFAAPAPGLTIRTPREIGNPQLIRFGRDVKIGPNSVIKATTSFPGSWLSHPAGDHVSQEFEPSIVFGDRVTATWALQVVAFERIEIEDDVMFAGNIYISDGQHGTSRGDVPYKYQGIENVAPVRIGRGSWIGQNVVILPGVTIGEYAVVGANSVVSGDVPPRSLAVGAPARVVRSWNETTETWSRTNDAPKTGSAAVS, from the coding sequence ATGAGAACTTTCGACAGAGTTATGAACCGGCTGGCGATAGCCATGGGGGCGCGTCTGCAGAAGGCGGAGTCGGGGGTAGGAGCAGCCACGCTCCCGCGCTTCGCGGCACCGGCTCCCGGCCTCACCATCCGCACTCCCCGGGAGATCGGCAACCCGCAGCTGATCCGCTTCGGCAGGGACGTGAAGATCGGCCCGAACAGCGTGATCAAGGCGACCACGAGCTTCCCGGGCAGCTGGCTCAGCCACCCTGCGGGTGACCACGTGAGCCAGGAGTTCGAGCCCAGCATCGTCTTCGGCGACCGCGTGACCGCCACTTGGGCGCTCCAGGTCGTAGCTTTCGAACGGATAGAGATCGAGGACGACGTCATGTTCGCCGGCAACATCTACATCAGCGACGGGCAGCACGGAACCTCTCGCGGCGACGTGCCGTACAAGTACCAGGGCATCGAGAACGTGGCGCCGGTGAGGATCGGGCGGGGCAGCTGGATCGGCCAGAACGTCGTCATCCTGCCTGGCGTCACGATCGGTGAGTACGCGGTGGTCGGCGCGAACAGCGTCGTGTCAGGAGACGTGCCACCGCGCTCACTGGCGGTAGGAGCGCCGGCACGGGTAGTGAGGAGCTGGAACGAGACGACCGAGACATGGTCGAGGACGAACGACGCCCCGAAGACGGGCAGCGCGGCCGTAAGCTGA
- a CDS encoding phosphotransferase, translated as MSGEIAATVGNANAPVRTKEFVRVGNYYVNSALSVVDLGRYLWQQMDQFLGSEGKSRLHRNWEGVLPRTTVRAARVARQLASYLRARAGSHSDDRVLRLPVAGDLAIVRRSGAVKVLDVRNRRVFTVVTNDQERSKLRERIELGKVVAHLPFAPDLVDVDLEAGYFSEEFFSGRHPLNFAGCKDDFSRVYLPLLVQFLTAFEPRWEEISSYAESLRQDIVGPEGLLQRMGREERRTVTRFVERVCAELTAETGKVPLVLSHGDYFSGNIVIDENGYRAIDWANMGFRTPLHDLYYLYLNHCCRVLDWPSVSRRTTRASENLKQSLGEIDRGRLQELDEYLTPSDVLRKLFYLECIQVPLVRCTDPNDRYLASMLVRIGWFEEYEQAMQEERSRERARPLAADVRAAVRLDRGA; from the coding sequence GTGTCTGGGGAGATAGCAGCAACGGTAGGTAACGCGAACGCGCCGGTACGGACCAAAGAGTTCGTGCGTGTAGGAAACTACTACGTCAACTCGGCACTGAGCGTCGTCGATCTGGGCCGCTACCTCTGGCAGCAGATGGACCAGTTCCTGGGTAGCGAGGGGAAATCTAGGCTTCACCGCAACTGGGAGGGCGTGCTGCCGCGAACGACCGTCCGCGCCGCCAGGGTCGCCCGCCAGCTGGCGAGCTACCTTCGGGCGCGCGCCGGTAGCCACTCCGACGACCGGGTGTTACGGCTGCCCGTCGCGGGCGACCTGGCGATAGTTCGCCGGTCGGGCGCGGTGAAGGTTCTCGACGTTCGCAACCGGCGAGTCTTCACGGTCGTGACGAACGATCAGGAGCGATCGAAACTTCGGGAGCGGATCGAGCTCGGTAAGGTCGTCGCGCACCTGCCGTTCGCGCCCGACCTCGTCGACGTCGACCTCGAAGCCGGCTACTTCTCCGAAGAGTTCTTCAGCGGGAGGCACCCGCTCAACTTCGCGGGCTGCAAGGACGACTTCAGCAGGGTGTACCTCCCGCTCCTCGTTCAGTTCCTCACTGCCTTCGAGCCACGATGGGAGGAGATCTCGAGCTACGCCGAGTCGCTCAGGCAAGACATCGTGGGACCCGAAGGGCTCCTGCAGAGGATGGGGCGAGAGGAACGCAGAACCGTCACCCGGTTCGTGGAGCGCGTCTGCGCCGAGTTGACGGCCGAAACGGGCAAGGTGCCGTTGGTCCTCTCGCACGGCGACTACTTCTCGGGGAACATCGTCATAGACGAGAACGGCTACCGGGCCATCGACTGGGCGAACATGGGATTCCGCACCCCGCTACACGACCTCTACTACCTCTATCTCAACCACTGCTGCCGGGTGTTGGACTGGCCCTCGGTGAGTCGCAGGACGACTCGCGCCAGTGAGAATCTGAAGCAGTCGCTGGGCGAGATCGACCGTGGGCGTTTACAGGAGCTCGACGAGTATCTGACCCCGTCGGACGTCCTGCGAAAGCTCTTCTATCTGGAGTGCATCCAAGTTCCGCTCGTCCGCTGCACCGATCCGAACGACCGCTACCTGGCCTCGATGCTCGTGCGCATCGGCTGGTTCGAGGAGTACGAGCAGGCGATGCAGGAAGAACGCTCGCGGGAGCGTGCTCGGCCGCTGGCCGCCGACGTACGTGCGGCCGTGAGGCTCGACCGCGGGGCTTGA
- a CDS encoding ABC transporter ATP-binding protein — protein MTGDERLNAAARPGMARATRRERANDSIWAAVRKMWALLSRSERKHVYLLLPMITVMALMQVVGVVSVGPFLALVANPEVVETNSLLSSVYDMLGFQSYRSFLLFAGFGALGLLLLSNAISSFTEWSLLRFSWRLNHDLSKRILERYLHKPYVFFLSNNTSRLGKNLLSEVKQLVKGFVVSGMKLVANGVVALFILGLLIAVNPLLAVMAFATLGGAYALIYAFVRKRLDTIGKQRSHYDRERFKTANEALGGAKEIKLLGKERSFLRLYSIPSKRYSRYMANHQAISTLPRYGLESVAFGGMILIVIYLLGTGQGLTRVLTLLGLYAVASYRLMPALQQTFSSLTDLRFSAPAVDLIYEDIQDADFRLPPDRDTVKPLPIERSIELRNVTYAYPASAPVLRNFDLRAEANTSVALVGSTGSGKTTTVDIILGLLEPQSGSLVVDGIEVTRENLPNWQANLGYVPQDIYLADDTIAHNIAFGVLPEKVDMAAVERAAKLANIHDFIVNELPDAYETITGERGARLSGGQRQRLGIARALYHDPSVLVLDEATSALDGATEESIFRAVSEIGKSKTVIMIAHRLATVRDCDVIYVLDNGKVLSKGSYDELLESNPEFRRLAKLNETVDERVVTAG, from the coding sequence GTGACAGGGGACGAACGACTGAACGCAGCAGCAAGACCCGGGATGGCGCGCGCCACCCGCCGTGAGAGGGCCAACGACTCCATCTGGGCCGCGGTCCGGAAGATGTGGGCGTTGCTCTCCCGCTCCGAGCGGAAGCACGTCTATCTGCTGCTGCCGATGATCACCGTCATGGCCCTGATGCAGGTGGTGGGGGTCGTGAGCGTGGGTCCTTTCCTCGCGCTCGTCGCCAACCCCGAGGTCGTGGAGACGAACTCGCTGCTCTCCTCCGTCTACGACATGCTCGGGTTCCAGTCGTACCGGTCGTTCCTCCTCTTCGCCGGCTTCGGTGCGCTGGGACTGCTGCTGCTGAGCAACGCCATCTCCTCCTTCACGGAGTGGTCGCTGCTCAGATTCTCCTGGCGGTTGAATCACGACCTCTCCAAACGGATCCTCGAGCGTTATTTGCACAAGCCGTACGTCTTCTTCCTGAGCAACAACACCTCCAGGTTGGGCAAGAACCTGCTCTCCGAAGTGAAGCAGCTCGTCAAAGGGTTCGTCGTCTCGGGCATGAAGCTCGTGGCTAACGGGGTCGTGGCGCTCTTCATCCTGGGACTGTTGATCGCCGTGAACCCGCTGCTCGCTGTGATGGCTTTCGCCACGTTGGGCGGAGCTTACGCGCTCATCTACGCTTTCGTGCGAAAACGTCTCGACACGATCGGCAAGCAACGCTCGCACTACGATCGTGAACGGTTCAAGACGGCAAACGAAGCCCTCGGCGGCGCCAAGGAGATCAAGCTGCTGGGCAAGGAACGCTCCTTCCTCCGCCTCTACAGCATCCCCTCCAAGCGCTACTCGCGCTACATGGCGAACCATCAGGCGATCAGCACCCTGCCTCGCTACGGCCTCGAGTCGGTCGCCTTCGGCGGGATGATCCTGATCGTCATCTACCTCCTGGGCACCGGGCAAGGGCTCACCCGAGTCCTCACCCTGTTGGGTCTCTACGCCGTTGCCAGCTACAGGCTCATGCCGGCGCTCCAACAGACCTTCAGCTCACTCACCGATCTACGCTTCAGCGCTCCTGCCGTAGATCTGATCTACGAGGACATCCAGGACGCCGACTTCAGGTTGCCGCCCGATCGGGACACGGTGAAGCCCCTGCCCATCGAGAGGAGCATCGAGCTGCGCAACGTCACCTACGCCTACCCGGCAAGCGCACCGGTTCTCCGCAACTTCGACCTCAGGGCGGAGGCCAACACGTCGGTGGCGCTCGTAGGGTCTACTGGATCGGGGAAGACGACGACCGTGGACATCATCCTGGGCCTGCTCGAGCCCCAGTCGGGTTCTCTCGTCGTCGACGGGATCGAGGTGACCCGGGAGAACCTGCCGAACTGGCAGGCCAACCTGGGCTACGTTCCCCAGGACATCTATCTGGCTGACGACACCATCGCTCACAACATCGCCTTCGGAGTACTGCCCGAGAAGGTGGACATGGCGGCGGTGGAGCGGGCGGCCAAGCTGGCCAACATCCACGACTTCATCGTCAACGAGCTGCCCGACGCTTACGAGACGATCACCGGGGAGAGAGGGGCAAGGCTGAGCGGCGGCCAGCGTCAGCGGCTGGGCATCGCACGCGCCCTCTATCACGACCCCAGCGTGCTGGTACTGGATGAGGCGACGAGCGCTCTCGACGGCGCGACCGAGGAGAGCATCTTCAGGGCGGTGTCCGAGATCGGCAAGTCGAAGACGGTGATAATGATCGCTCACCGGTTGGCTACCGTACGCGACTGCGACGTCATCTACGTCCTCGACAACGGCAAGGTTCTGAGCAAGGGCAGCTACGACGAACTGCTCGAATCGAACCCGGAGTTCCGCCGCCTGGCGAAGCTCAACGAGACCGTCGACGAGCGCGTCGTAACCGCCGGGTGA